The following proteins come from a genomic window of Oceanibaculum indicum P24:
- a CDS encoding (2Fe-2S)-binding protein, with amino-acid sequence MARINVNGKTVEVDADGSTPLLWVLREQLELTGTKYGCGIAQCGACTVHINGEAQRACVFPLDAVAETDRIVTIEGLSETGTHPLQKAWVALDVPQCGYCQTGMIMAAAALLERIPKPTDADIDSEITNICRCGTYRRVRAGIHQAANEKA; translated from the coding sequence ATGGCCAGGATCAACGTCAACGGAAAGACCGTAGAGGTCGACGCAGACGGATCGACCCCGCTGCTCTGGGTGCTTCGCGAACAGCTCGAACTGACCGGCACAAAATATGGCTGCGGTATCGCCCAGTGCGGCGCCTGCACCGTCCACATCAATGGCGAGGCGCAGCGTGCCTGCGTCTTCCCGCTTGATGCGGTCGCCGAAACCGACCGGATCGTGACCATCGAGGGCCTGTCGGAGACCGGGACGCATCCGCTGCAGAAGGCTTGGGTCGCCCTCGACGTGCCGCAATGCGGCTATTGCCAGACCGGCATGATCATGGCTGCGGCAGCGCTGCTGGAGCGCATCCCGAAGCCGACCGACGCCGACATCGATTCCGAGATCACGAACATCTGCCGCTGTGGCACCTACCGGCGGGTCCGTGCCGGTATCCATCAGGCCGCCAACGAAAAGGCATGA
- a CDS encoding ATP-binding protein yields MTRFWERSIWNRSLAGQLVGFMLVALLVSQGISFLIYYDEHGQALRDTLKEEFLVRSASAARLLETTPSAYHADVLKAVDTIYSRFWVTDQLPEDVKAWKQGAWRRLKDREGNGEGTGSEPVVDATAAGPVISNYSWGNLPADQWPLERPARFVRLDNAFGVGLVVELEGGGWLNAAMAKSKKPFWMSQSAVSVGITAILLSLIAVLAARRIGRPMNRLAQAAEAFGRGETPGRLPESGPEDIRRTTEAFNRMQERLRRFVNDRTSMLAAIGHDLRTPITSLRLRAEFIKDAEMRDKILATLDEMQAMTEATLAFAREEASGEETRLVDLAALTESICEDLADLGWDVRFADSSRIPYRCRPSSLRRAIRNLVENAVRYGERARVTMTMRQDYIEIAIDDDGNGIPAGEFERVFAPFVRLEGSRSRETGGVGLGLSVARTIARSHGGDVVLANRDAGGFRAAIHLPHAPAGPKPATDGQFMAEPISATRALQQS; encoded by the coding sequence ATGACGCGGTTTTGGGAGCGCAGCATCTGGAACCGCAGCCTTGCCGGACAGCTCGTCGGTTTCATGCTGGTGGCGCTGCTCGTGTCGCAGGGCATCAGCTTCCTGATCTATTACGATGAGCATGGCCAGGCCTTGCGCGATACGCTGAAGGAGGAGTTCCTGGTCCGTAGCGCCTCGGCAGCCCGCCTGCTGGAGACCACGCCGTCCGCCTACCACGCCGACGTGCTGAAGGCCGTCGATACGATCTATTCCCGCTTCTGGGTCACCGACCAGTTGCCCGAGGATGTGAAGGCCTGGAAGCAGGGGGCTTGGCGGCGACTCAAGGATCGCGAGGGGAATGGCGAGGGTACCGGCAGTGAACCGGTTGTTGACGCTACTGCTGCCGGCCCGGTCATTTCCAATTACTCATGGGGGAATTTGCCGGCCGATCAATGGCCGCTGGAGCGTCCGGCGCGGTTTGTGCGGCTGGATAACGCCTTTGGTGTCGGGCTTGTCGTCGAGCTTGAGGGCGGTGGCTGGCTGAACGCGGCAATGGCGAAAAGCAAGAAGCCGTTCTGGATGTCGCAGTCGGCGGTCTCCGTGGGGATCACCGCCATTCTGCTGTCGCTGATCGCCGTGCTGGCGGCCCGGCGGATCGGCCGGCCGATGAATCGTCTGGCCCAGGCGGCGGAAGCATTCGGTCGCGGCGAAACGCCCGGTCGGTTGCCGGAAAGCGGTCCGGAGGATATCCGGCGCACGACCGAGGCGTTCAATCGCATGCAGGAACGGTTGCGGCGCTTCGTGAATGACCGCACCAGCATGCTGGCGGCGATTGGCCACGATCTGCGCACGCCCATCACCTCGCTGCGGCTGCGCGCCGAGTTCATCAAGGACGCCGAGATGCGGGACAAGATCCTGGCAACTCTGGACGAGATGCAGGCCATGACCGAGGCAACGCTGGCCTTTGCCCGCGAAGAGGCGAGCGGCGAGGAGACAAGGCTGGTGGACCTTGCCGCCCTGACCGAGAGCATTTGCGAGGACCTTGCCGATCTCGGCTGGGATGTGCGCTTTGCCGACAGCAGCCGTATCCCTTACCGGTGCCGGCCGTCGTCCCTGCGCCGGGCGATCCGCAACCTGGTCGAGAATGCCGTGCGTTATGGCGAGCGGGCGCGTGTGACGATGACGATGCGCCAGGACTATATCGAGATCGCGATCGATGACGATGGAAACGGCATCCCGGCCGGAGAGTTCGAGCGGGTGTTTGCCCCGTTCGTCCGGCTGGAGGGGTCGCGCAGCCGGGAAACCGGCGGGGTCGGCCTCGGCCTGTCGGTGGCCCGGACCATCGCGCGCAGCCATGGCGGCGATGTGGTGCTGGCGAACCGGGATGCCGGTGGCTTCCGTGCGGCGATCCATCTGCCGCACGCCCCGGCCGGACCGAAACCGGCAACCGATGGACAGTTCATGGCGGAGCCGATTTCCGCGACACGGGCGCTGCAACAGTCCTGA
- a CDS encoding response regulator, with protein MEPTPHIAIVDDHADIRELVARYLGEHGYRVSTADSAASLRRLLQRSAPDLLVLDIMMPHEDGLSVCRDLRSTTNLPIILLTAVVEETDRIVGLEMGADDYLTKPFNPRELLARIKAVLRRVNSLPPRQAGPRSKTIKFGHWTLDVGRRELMSADGVAVPLSTAEFRLLSVLIDHPGIVLTRDQLLDLTVGRTAEVYDRSIDNQVSRLRRKIESDPRNPALIKTHWGGGYSFAVEVTLS; from the coding sequence ATGGAACCGACACCGCACATCGCCATCGTTGACGATCACGCCGATATCCGAGAGCTGGTCGCGCGCTATCTCGGGGAGCATGGCTATCGTGTCAGCACCGCCGACAGCGCGGCATCGCTGCGCCGGCTGCTGCAGCGCAGCGCACCCGATCTCCTCGTGCTCGATATCATGATGCCGCATGAGGATGGCCTGTCGGTCTGCCGCGACCTGCGCTCGACCACCAACCTGCCGATCATCCTGCTGACTGCGGTTGTCGAGGAGACGGACCGCATCGTCGGTCTGGAAATGGGCGCCGACGATTATCTGACCAAGCCGTTCAACCCGCGCGAATTGCTGGCCCGCATCAAGGCGGTGCTGCGCCGTGTCAACAGCCTGCCGCCGCGCCAGGCCGGGCCGCGCAGCAAGACCATAAAGTTCGGCCACTGGACACTGGATGTCGGCCGGCGCGAACTGATGAGCGCCGATGGCGTGGCCGTGCCGCTGAGCACGGCGGAGTTCCGGCTGCTCTCCGTGCTGATCGACCATCCAGGCATCGTGCTGACGCGCGACCAGCTGCTCGACCTCACCGTCGGCCGCACCGCCGAGGTTTATGACCGCAGCATCGACAATCAGGTCAGCCGGCTGCGCCGGAAGATCGAGTCCGATCCGCGCAACCCTGCCCTGATCAAGACCCATTGGGGCGGCGGCTACAGCTTCGCGGTGGAGGTGACGCTGTCATGA
- a CDS encoding c-type cytochrome: protein MPFDRVAALAVSVAVPVLALPVLALPVLAVALSAPAAAQNAADGERQYRARCASCHSTEAGQNRVGPHLAGILGRTAGSVEGARYSAAMKDSGIVWDAEQLDAYLANPRQVVPGTSMPVGVPNAGQRAQIIDYLRTLSGSAR, encoded by the coding sequence ATGCCCTTTGACCGTGTTGCGGCCCTTGCCGTGTCCGTCGCCGTGCCTGTCCTCGCCTTGCCAGTCCTCGCCTTGCCTGTCCTGGCGGTCGCCCTCTCCGCTCCGGCAGCCGCGCAGAACGCCGCCGATGGCGAACGGCAGTACCGGGCGCGATGCGCCAGCTGCCACAGCACGGAGGCCGGTCAGAACCGCGTCGGCCCGCATCTGGCCGGCATACTTGGCCGGACAGCCGGCAGCGTGGAGGGAGCGCGCTATTCCGCCGCAATGAAAGACAGCGGCATCGTCTGGGACGCGGAGCAACTCGACGCCTATCTCGCGAATCCAAGACAGGTCGTCCCCGGAACCAGCATGCCGGTCGGTGTGCCGAACGCCGGCCAGCGGGCTCAGATCATCGACTATCTGCGGACCCTGTCCGGCAGCGCCCGCTAG
- a CDS encoding APC family permease, with product MSSPTPPPSPPLAARKHQPSGTATLSVFDAIAIMVGLVVGIGIFRTPSLVAANVDSEFAFIAVWVAGGVVTLIGALCYAELSAAQPHAGGEYHFLSRAYGKPLAMLFGWARGSVIQTGAIAGVAFVLGDYAAQLLPLGPYGPALYAAMAIILFTGINVIGTIQGKRLQIAMTCIQISAIAAIIAFGLLGSPDATPPAPVAAIPEGTAALGLAMIFVLLTYGGWNEAAYLTGELKDAPRTIASVLVLGTAILVTLYVLTNLALLAVLGLDGLRNSDAVAADMMRSVTGPAGATLVSIAILVAAISTLNATIFTGARVYYAMARDLTLLPSVGVWDERGKNPANGLILQGIVALVLVAMGAATRDGFKAMVDYTAPVFWGFLLLTGLALFVLRFREPDRVLPYKVPFYPLTPILFCLTCAYMLHASIAYTGIAALVGLAVLAAGAPLLLFRRKTALETAPATAIAQESD from the coding sequence ATGTCCTCGCCCACCCCACCGCCATCCCCTCCACTGGCAGCCCGAAAACACCAGCCGTCCGGGACGGCAACCCTGTCCGTTTTCGATGCCATCGCGATCATGGTCGGGCTGGTGGTCGGCATCGGCATCTTCCGCACCCCGTCCCTGGTGGCAGCGAATGTCGATAGCGAGTTCGCCTTCATCGCTGTCTGGGTGGCGGGCGGCGTCGTCACGCTGATCGGCGCGCTGTGCTATGCGGAGCTTTCGGCGGCACAGCCCCATGCCGGTGGCGAATATCATTTCCTGTCGCGCGCCTATGGCAAGCCGCTCGCCATGCTGTTCGGCTGGGCGCGCGGGTCGGTGATCCAGACCGGCGCAATCGCCGGCGTGGCCTTCGTTCTGGGCGACTATGCCGCACAGCTTCTTCCGCTCGGCCCGTATGGGCCGGCGCTCTATGCCGCCATGGCGATCATCCTGTTCACCGGGATCAACGTCATCGGCACCATCCAGGGCAAGCGGCTGCAGATCGCCATGACCTGCATCCAGATCAGCGCCATCGCCGCCATCATCGCCTTCGGGCTGCTGGGCTCGCCGGATGCCACGCCGCCCGCGCCGGTCGCCGCCATCCCGGAGGGCACCGCGGCACTTGGCCTGGCGATGATCTTCGTGCTGCTGACCTATGGCGGCTGGAACGAGGCAGCGTATCTCACCGGCGAGCTGAAGGACGCGCCACGCACCATTGCCAGTGTGCTGGTGCTGGGAACGGCGATCCTGGTCACCCTGTACGTCCTGACCAACCTGGCGCTGCTGGCCGTTCTCGGCCTCGACGGGCTGCGCAACTCCGACGCCGTGGCCGCCGACATGATGCGCAGTGTCACCGGCCCGGCCGGCGCCACGCTGGTCAGCATCGCCATCCTTGTCGCCGCCATCTCGACACTCAACGCAACGATCTTCACCGGTGCGCGCGTCTATTACGCGATGGCGCGGGACCTTACACTTCTGCCCAGCGTCGGCGTCTGGGACGAACGCGGCAAGAACCCGGCCAACGGCCTGATCCTGCAGGGCATCGTGGCACTGGTGCTGGTAGCGATGGGGGCTGCGACGCGCGATGGCTTCAAGGCCATGGTGGATTATACCGCCCCGGTCTTCTGGGGTTTCCTGCTGCTGACCGGCCTTGCGCTGTTCGTGCTGCGCTTCCGTGAGCCGGACCGGGTCCTGCCCTACAAGGTGCCGTTCTATCCCCTGACACCGATCCTGTTCTGCCTGACCTGCGCCTACATGCTGCATGCCAGCATCGCCTATACCGGCATCGCGGCGCTCGTCGGGCTTGCCGTGCTCGCCGCTGGCGCGCCGCTGTTGCTGTTCCGCCGCAAGACGGCCCTGGAGACAGCGCCCGCCACGGCCATAGCCCAAGAATCCGACTGA
- a CDS encoding SAM-dependent methyltransferase: MKSIRTLALACAVSALALNGAPNAAFAQNAPSSAGDYTPSSGQEGKDVVWVPTPQALVDRMLDMAGLTTEDYLIDLGSGDGRTVITAAKRGVRAHGIEYNPDLVALAQRKAEAEGVAGTATFVQGDIFRSDFSDASVITLFLLTSLNVKLRPVLLDMAPGTRVVSNTFDMESWEPDDRIDAGGDCVSWCTAYKWVIPAKVGGTWRLGDGELRLTQTFQMLEGQLIRGGKTLPISDARMDGVRIAFTAGGQRYTGAVSEAGMNGQIDGGGTWNATRAAN; encoded by the coding sequence ATGAAAAGCATCCGCACACTCGCTCTCGCCTGCGCCGTTTCCGCGCTTGCCCTGAATGGCGCCCCAAACGCCGCCTTTGCGCAGAACGCCCCGTCCAGTGCCGGCGACTACACCCCCTCCTCCGGCCAGGAAGGCAAGGACGTTGTCTGGGTACCGACGCCGCAGGCGCTGGTGGACCGCATGCTCGATATGGCCGGACTGACGACGGAGGATTACCTGATCGATCTCGGTTCCGGCGACGGGCGCACCGTGATTACCGCCGCCAAGCGCGGCGTCCGGGCACACGGCATCGAATATAATCCTGACCTGGTGGCACTGGCACAGCGGAAGGCCGAGGCGGAGGGCGTGGCCGGCACTGCAACCTTTGTGCAGGGCGACATCTTCCGCTCCGACTTCTCCGACGCTTCGGTGATCACGCTGTTTCTGCTGACCTCTCTGAACGTCAAGCTGCGCCCGGTCCTGCTGGACATGGCGCCCGGCACGCGGGTCGTCTCGAACACCTTCGATATGGAGAGCTGGGAGCCGGACGACCGGATCGACGCCGGCGGCGACTGTGTCTCCTGGTGCACGGCCTATAAATGGGTGATCCCGGCCAAGGTCGGCGGGACATGGCGGCTCGGCGACGGCGAACTGCGCCTGACCCAGACCTTCCAGATGCTCGAAGGCCAGCTGATCCGCGGCGGCAAGACGCTGCCGATCAGCGACGCCAGGATGGATGGTGTCCGCATCGCCTTCACCGCCGGCGGCCAGCGCTATACGGGCGCGGTCAGCGAGGCCGGAATGAACGGGCAGATCGATGGCGGCGGCACCTGGAACGCGACCCGCGCGGCAAACTGA
- a CDS encoding aspartate/glutamate racemase family protein — MRIVIVNPNTTASMTAKIGAAAQSVAGAGTEVIAVNPPDGPVSIEGYVDEAYSVPGLLAEIRRQPADAYIIACFDDTGLEAARCVTESPVIGIGEAAFHIASLLAGKFSVITTLSRSIPAIEHNLVKYGLDRRCAKVRAAEVPVLELEDPTSDAATRIATEIEQAKAADRCEAIVLGCAGMADLAASLSRTHGLPVIDGVAAAVELAESVVALGLKTSRLGGYAPPRAKPYTGRFAREAP; from the coding sequence ATGCGCATCGTCATCGTCAATCCGAACACCACCGCCTCGATGACCGCGAAGATCGGCGCGGCGGCGCAATCCGTCGCCGGTGCCGGAACCGAGGTCATTGCGGTCAACCCGCCGGATGGTCCGGTCTCCATCGAGGGCTATGTCGATGAGGCCTATTCCGTGCCGGGCCTGCTGGCGGAAATCCGGCGGCAACCGGCCGATGCCTATATCATCGCCTGCTTCGACGATACCGGGCTGGAGGCGGCGCGCTGCGTGACCGAGTCACCGGTGATCGGCATCGGCGAGGCGGCCTTCCATATCGCCAGCCTGCTGGCCGGGAAATTCAGCGTCATCACCACCCTGTCGCGCTCGATCCCGGCTATCGAGCATAACCTTGTGAAATACGGGCTGGACCGGCGCTGCGCGAAAGTGCGCGCCGCCGAGGTGCCGGTGCTGGAGCTGGAAGACCCGACCTCGGACGCGGCGACCCGGATCGCCACCGAGATCGAGCAGGCCAAGGCGGCGGACCGCTGCGAGGCTATTGTGCTGGGCTGTGCCGGCATGGCCGATCTGGCGGCGAGCCTGTCGCGCACGCATGGCCTGCCGGTGATCGATGGCGTGGCGGCGGCGGTGGAACTGGCCGAAAGCGTCGTGGCGCTGGGGCTGAAGACCTCGCGCCTGGGCGGCTATGCCCCGCCGCGCGCCAAGCCCTATACCGGACGCTTCGCCAGGGAGGCACCGTGA